Below is a window of Candidatus Terasakiella magnetica DNA.
CTTTAAGGGCGGTGAGGTTTACGCGCAGTTTGTTATCTTCTGCCTGCTTGCCATCAAGGCGCTCAGCCATATTCACATCAACGGCAATGAGGGCGGTTGTGGGTTCAATCACGATGTTGCCACCGCCTTTTAAGGCGATGGTTTTTTGTGTGCTTTGTTCAATAAACTCTTCAATCCCTTCCCCCTCAAACAGGGCAGGGGAATTGCTATAATGGGTTGCTGCTGGGTAGTGCTCTTTTAGCTGTTGAAAGGCCTCTATGCCTTCAATGGTGATTTCATCAAAGCTCTCAGGACCTAAGCGTTTAATCAGGCGCGGCCAAGGTGCATCTTCGCCTAAAATGAGGCTCGGGAGTTTTTCTGTTGGTGTTTGAATGGTGTCCCAAAGGGCGCTTAAGTGCTCAACCTGTTCGCGCAGGGCCGCTTCAGTCTTATCTTGTGCATTGGTGCGCACGATGAGCCCATGTTCACTGTCTTCAAATGTATCAGCGAGCATGTTTTTCAGGCTCGTGCGTTTGTCTTCATCGGCAATTTTTCGTGAAATGTTAAGCCCCGCGCGATAGGCAGTGAAAACGCAATCTTCACTTTTAAGGTCAATCTTGCAGGTTAGCAGCGGGCCTTTGCCCCCTTGCCCTTTTTTGCGCAGTTGCACGGTAATGGCTTGGCCCTCATGCAGGGCTTTTGAAATATCATCTGCAAATGTGGCATTAACGGGTAGGAAACCGTTTTCTCCTGTCCCAATATCAACGAAAGCAGCCTGAAGGGTGGGCACAATATTAACCACGCGCCCGCGATAGACATATCCCTCTTCACAGGGGAGCTCATGGTCTTGATGATCTTGTAAAATATGAAGGGCGCAAAGCTCATCGTCTTGCAGGATGGCTGCACGAGTCTCACCGGGGATATGGTCAATCAGCAACCGGCGCATGATCCCTTATCCTTTATGCCCAAGCCCGACGAGAAGGTTCTTTGTCTCACATAAGGAAAGTCCAACTACATTGGAATAAGACCCAACGATCTTTTCAACAAACGCGCCACCAAGCCCTTGGATCGCATAGGCACCAGCCTTACCTTCCCATTCGCGCGAGGCAATGTAGTTTTCAATTTCTTGGTGTGAGAGGCGTTTAAATTTTACAGCCGTATCAATCAGGCGGTTATGGGCTTTGCCGTCTTTATCAACAATGCATAGGCCACCATAAACATGATGGCGGCGCCCTGAAAGCATTTCAAGATATTGGCGCGCCTCTGTTTCATCTGCTGGTTTGGGCAGGCAGCGTCGCCCCACACCCACAACCGTATCTGCCCCAAGGGTCAGGCTGTTGGGATGGTCTTTTGCAACGGCCATGGCCTTGGATTGGGCCAAGCGCGCAGCGAGTTTGCGCGGGAGTTCGTTTTTTAGGGGTGTCTCATCAATATGGGCAGGCGCAATCTCATCGGGGGTGATCCCAATTTGTGCCAGCAGGTCAACCCTGCGCGGAGAAGCGGATGCCAAGATGAGAGTCAATGTTCGAACTCTCTTCTCATGCTTATTTGAAGCGGAAGGTAATGCGACCTTTAGTCAGGTCATAAGGCGTCATCTCAACAGTGACTTTATCGCCTGCGAGAACGCGGATACGGTTCTTGCGCATTTTACCGGAAGTATGAGCGAGAATCTCGTGATCATTTTCCAGCTTTACACGAAACATTGCGTTTGGGAGAAGTTCTGTAACAACGCCCGAAAATTCAATCATGTCCTCTTTGGCCACGGATATATCCTTTATATTTAAGTCAAGCTTGATTGGTGGGGAAAATGCTCGTGAATCCCTTTTAGGTCAAGTGTTTTTTCTATCTTTTTAAGCCATGAGAAACTGCGTGATGGCAGAAAAAACATAAAGCCCATAAAAAAGATGTTGACTTGCTAAATGAGAATGATTATCAATATCGATAACAGCTTATTCAAACGGAGCATTCAAATGTCTAGAACTCACAAGCCAAAACCATCTGTTGTAAATATGGGTACACTTGCCATGGGCGGCGGTTGCGTCCTAGCCAGTACAGTTGCCCCTGTTGCCTGTGTTATCCCTGTTGCCATGTGGGCTGCGACCATGTTGGATCGCCCTTCAAAAAAGGGAAAAGGTAATTTCTCTATGCCTGCAAAACGTCGCAAGAAACTTCTCTAAACCCCTTACCCCATAGAGATTTTTGCGATAGGCATATAAAAGGCACGTTCCTTTTTTCGACATTTGATTTGCCCTCTATTGTCGAAACGGAACGTGTCTTTTTTTATCTGTAGAGTAAAAAGGGGAAAGTCTTTTAAACGTCAGCCATACCATGGCGGGGAAAGACCTGCTTGATCTTCATCATCAATTGATCGCGCACCATGCGATAGGCATCAAGGCGTTGATCGCGGCTACCGGAAGTCAGGCTCGGATCAAACGTATTCCATAAAGTCACATCACAATCCATATAAGACGCCATGTCCAGTGCATGGTGATGGGCCTCTGGGGAAAGGGTGATGATCTGGTCGTAAAAGCTGTCTTCAAGTTGGTCAAAGCTTTTGGGATGGTGGGTGGTCATATCAATGCCGATTTCATCCATAACTTCAATGACGAATCCATCGGTTTCTTGGCCCAAGCGTACACCACAAGAATCCACATATATCCTGCGCCCATGAATGAGCTTCATGATGCCTTCAGCCATCGGCGAGCGAATGGCATTCATGGTGCAGCAAAAAAGAATGGCAGAGGGGAGTTCGCTCACCTGTTATCCTCACTGGCGGATGTGAAGAACGCATACAAGCGTAAAGAGGCGGCGCGCGGTGTCATGGTCCACACGGACTTTTTCTTCAAGACGTTCGCGCAAAATGACAGAACCTTCGTTATGCAGGCCACGTCGACCCATATCAATGGCTTCAATCTGGGCAGGTGAAGAGGTTTTGATCGCTTTAAAATAGCTATCGCAAATGAGGAAATAATCTTTAACGATTTTACGCACAGGCATTAAAGGGACTTTGATCTGGGTGAAATGATCGTTTTCGCCTTCTTTTGCCACATCCAGCACAAGGCGTTTGCCATCTTCAATGGAAAGGTCCACATCGTAAGGGCCTGTTTCATCGCCCACAGGCGCAAAATAGTTTTCTTCCAAAAGGTCGAAAATGGCGACTTTACGTTCATGTTCAACTTCAGGCTTGAGGCGGATGCCATCCAGTTCCTCAATATTGATTTTGGCTATTTTTTGTAAATGATGCACGGTTCTGCATCCCCCTTAAAGACGAGCGCTATTGATTAGCTGCATAAAAGCATAAAGGGGGAATTCTGGGAAGATAGAAAAAACAAATACCCATTGTAAATGTCATTCTAAGCCTGAAAAACGCGCCCCTCGCTTTCACGAGGGGAGGCTATTGTGTGCTTTAGCTCTCTACATTCAAGCGAATGGCAACGGATAGACCGTGGGCATCAAGCCCTTCTTCTTTTGCCAAGGTAACGGCAGCCGGACCAATGGTATTCAGGCTAGGCGCATCACATTGAATGAGGCTGTTGCGCTTCATAAAGTTTAAAACACCCAGACCGGAGGAAAAACGTGCTGAGCGTGCGGTTGGTAAAACATGGTTGGGACCAGCCACATAATCACCAATGGCCTCAGGGGTATAGCGCCCCATAAAGACCGCACCCGCATTGCGGATTTTGCGCTCCAGCTCATCAGGATTATCAAGGGCAAGCTCAAGATGTTCCGGTGCGATGCGATCACACAAAGCCACAGCCTCATCCCAGTCTTTGACCACTACCAAAGCGCCATGTTCTTCCCAGCTTTCTGAGGCGATATCAGCGCGTGGTAGAGTTTCAAGGTGGGTTTCAATTGCATCTTCTACAGCGCGCGCATAATCAGCATCATCTGTAATGAGGATGGATTGTGCGGCGGTGTCATGTTCAGCTTGGGAAAGCAGGTCTGCTGCGATCCAGCTTGGATCATTTTTATTATCGGCAATAACGAGAATTTCACTGGGGCCTGCAATCATATCAATGCCGACTGTGCCAAAAACCTGGCGTTTAGCAGCTGCGACAAAAGCATTGCCCGGGCCCACAATGATATCAACTGGCTTGATGGTTTCTGTACCATAAGCAAGCGCACCAACAGCTTGCGCGCCACCCATGCGGTAAATCTCATCCACACCGGAAAGACGAGCCGCGGCCATCACAAGGGGATTAATGATCCCATCAGGGGTTGGCACCACCATGACAAGGCGATCCACACCCGCCACTTTTGCCGGAATGGCATTCATCAAGACAGATGATGGATAAGCCGCTGTCCCACCGGGAACGTAAAGCCCTGCTGCCTGAACCGCTTTCCAGCGATAGCCCAAGCGCACACCGGCTTCATCGGTATAATCAAGGTCTTCGGGGATTTGTTTGGCATGAAAGGCCTTGATGCGATCTGAGGCGACCTTAAGCGCGTCCATGGCTTCATCAGAAACCTTGGCAATCTCGATATCCATTTCTTCAGCACTGATGGCTAAACCATCAAGGGCAATGTCCATACGGTCGAATTTATTGGTATATTCAACGACCGCTTCATCACCGCGTTTTTTTACATCAACAAGGATGTCTTCAACGATTTTATTAACGTCGGGTGCATCTTCGCGTTTGGCAGAAAGAAGGGCGTTAAACTGGGCTTCAAAATCAGCTTGTGTGGTTTCAAGACGAAACGTCATTGACGGCCTCGCGGAATTTTTCAATCAGGTCTTTAATCTCTTCAGATCGAGTCTTAAGGGCGGTGCGGTTCACAGCCAGTCGTGAGGTGATTTCACAAATCTGTTCCACCTCAACCAAGCCATTGGCTTTAAGGGTAGAACCTGTTGAAACCAAATCAACAATGCGCGAACATAGGCCCATGTTTGGTGCCAGTTCCATGGCTCCATTAAGTTTGATACATTCCGCCTGTACACCACGTTTGGCAAAATATTTGCTGGTGATGTTGGGGTATTTAGTTGCCACACGTACATGAGACCAGCGGCTTGGATCATCATCTTTTGAGAGGTCTTTGGGTTCTGCCACACAGATGCGGCAATAGCCAATCCCAAGGTCGAGCGGGGCGTAAATCTCTGGATAATCAAATTCCAGCAGAACATCACCGCCACACACACCAATTTGCGCAGCGCCAAAGGCAACAAAGGTGGCAACGTCGAAACTGCGGACCCGCACAATCTCAACATGATCATGGTTGGTGGCAAATTTTAACGCCCGTGATTTGGAATCAAAAAAGGCGGCCTCGGGCTCAATCCCGCAGGCTTTTACCAAGGGCATCACTTCTTCAAGGATGCGGCCCTTTGGCAGGGCAATGACCAGTTTTTCTTGTTCAGACATCTGTCTTAATCCACTTATTCTGCCGGAGCGCCTTTTTCACGCTCAATAATCGCACCGCAGGCTGAGAGTTTTTGTTCCAAAGCTTCATAGCCGCGATCCAAATGATAGACGCGGTTTACTATGGTTTCGCCCTCTGCTGCAAGCCCTGCAAGCACCAAAGACATGCTTGCGCGCAAATCAGTTGCCATAACAGGCGCTCCTGAAAGCTGATCAACCCCGCGCACAATGGCTGAGCGACCATGCACATTGACGTCTGCGCCCATGCGTGAAAGTTCAGGCACATGCATGAAGCGGTTTTCAAAGATCGATTCTGTGATCATGGAGGCACCATTGGCAACCGTCATCAACACCATCATCTGGGCCTGCATATCTGTTGGGAAGGCTGGATAAGGCTCGGTCATGATATCAACCCCTTTAAGCGGGCCATCACACCAAACACGAATGCCGTCTTCAACTTCTTCAATATTCACACCGCATTTCGCCATAACTTCAGCAACGGACTCAATGAGGTCAAGGCGTGTACCTGTAAGCGTGATATCCCCACCTGTAATAGCTGCTGCCACGGCGTAAGATCCGGTCTCGATACGATCGGGAAGGACGGAATATTCGGCGGCGTGGAGTTTTTCAACACCTTGGATGCGCAATGTATCACTGCCGATCCCCTCAATCTTGGCGCCCATGGCAACAAGACAGTTGGCAAGATCGGTAATTTCTGGCTCTCGTGCAGAGTTGGAAAGGATGGTTTCACCCTCAGCCAAGGTTGCCGCCATCAAGAGGTTTTCAGTTGCTCCAACCGAGACCATAGGGAAGGTGATATGCGCCCCTTTAAGCCCGTCAGGGGCTTGGGCCATAATATAGCCTTCTTGGAGTTCAATCTCAGCGCCCATTTGTTCAAGGGCAGATAGGTGAATATCAACCGGGCGTGTGCCAATGGCGCAGCCACCGGGCAGGGAAACCTTGCCTTTACCATAGCGTGCCAGCAGCGGGCCAAGCACCAAAACAGAGGCACGCATACGGCGCACCACTTCATAAGGGGCAACGGTTTTGCCCACATCATGGGCGGTCAGTTCAAACACCCGACCCATATGGCCATCATTGGGGTTATGCCCGTTCATGCCCACTTCCACACCTAGCTCAGCCAGCAGGTGGGTCATGGTAGTGATATCCACCAGATGGGGCAGGTTAGACAGCGTCAAGGTCTCTTCAGACAGAAGAGAGGCCGCCATCAAGGGAAGGGCTGCGTTTTTCGCGCCGCCGATGCGAATGGACCCTCGCAGGCGTTGTCCGCCGCGAATGTGAATTCTGTCCATGGGGTATCCTTATAGTTTGGGCAATGTAACGCCGCGTTGACCCTGGTACTTCCCTTTGCGATCGGCATAGGAAGTTTCACAAATCTCGTCGGCTTTTAAAAAGATGAACTGGCATGCGCCTTCATTGGCGTAAATTTTGGCAGGCAGCGGCGTGGTGTTGGAAAATTCCAACGTCACATGACCTTCCCATTCTGGCTCAAGCGGGGTGACATTCACAATGATGCCACAGCGCGCATAGGTCGATTTCCCAAGGCAGATGACCAAGGTGTCGCGCGGAATGCGAAAATATTCCACCGTATGGGCAAGGGCAAAGCTGTTGGGCGGGATGATGACACAATCTTGATCACGCGTGACAAAACACTCGTCATCAAAGTTTTTCGGGTCCACAACCGCAGAATCTACATTAGAGAAGATTTTAAAGTCACTGGCCACGCGGGCATCATAACCGTAGGAAGACAGACCATAAGAAATCACGCCGTCACGGTTAAGACCGTCAACGAACGGTTCAATCATACCGTCTTTGAGCGCACGTTCGCGGATCCACTTATCGGGAAGAACAGCCATGCTGGGATTTCCTGCATTGATGAGTTTGAAATTTCACAGGACTTTTTAAAGCAAACGCGCCGGACTCACAAGGGAAGAAATGTGGGTAAAAACCAGCTCTCTTGCTTGGGGAGGCTATTTATCTGTCTGTGGCTCGTCAGACTCGCTTTTGCGCACCCTTGATTGGGATTTACGCTTGCGCAAATTGGCCCGTAAAGCTTCAGCAAGACGGTCTTTTTTCACCTGCTGTTCAACTTCGCGACCTTTGGTCAATGTGGGTTTACTTTTTTCCATGGCCCTTTAGGTACCCGATTGTGCAAAAACGCTCAAGCAAAACTATGCCCAGATGAAAAAAGAACTTGAACCCAACACCTGCCTATGCGATAAGCCCGCCCACACAAATGTCACATATGCTGATGTAGCTCAGTGGTAGAGCACTCCCTTGGTAAGGGAGAGGTCGGAAGTTCAATCCTTCTCATCAGCACCATTATCAAAGCCTCAAGGTTAACGCCTTGGGGCTTTGTTTTTGATTCATGGGATAAAACAGGCTAAGGTTGGGCTCTGTTTTGTTTAGGGTGAGTTTGATGCGTTTTCTTTTGCTGGTTATCTCTTTGTTTTTAACAGGGGCTTTGGTTCAGGTTCAAGCTTCAACCCTTGATGACATTCGTGAGCGCGGGCATGTGACATGTGGGGTTGATGAGCAGCATTTTGGCTTTGCTTATCTGAATGAAATGGGAAAATGGCAAGGTTTTGAGGTGGATTATTGTCGGGCCTTGGCGGTCGCGGTTTTTAATGATCCTTTAAAAGCGCAATTTATCCCTTTAAATGCCCAGACCCGTTTTACAGCCCTTCAACAAAAGCAAATTGATGTTTTGTTGCGCTCCACCACCTGGACTTTTACGCGCGATAGCTCCCTTGGGCTTGATTATCCCGGTGTGACTTTTTACGATCAATTGGGCATGCTTGTGCATAAATCAATTGGGGTGGACAGGCTTGATGCGGTGAAAAAAGGGACTGTCTGTGTGGCTGCGGGCACAACTACCTTGGAAACCGTGCGTGAATATGTGGAAAAGACCAAAAAAGACGTTAAGATTAAGATGTTTAATTCGCGCGAAGGGTTGAATAACTTTTTCTTTTCCGGTCAGTGCGACCTTTATGCGGCAGATCAATCAGCGCTGACTGCAATTGTGTCCATCAGTGCACCTAATCCACAAGATTATAAGTTTTTAAAAACCACCTTGTCTAAAGAACCGCTTGGCCCTGTGGTGCGCGATGATGATGGGGAATGGTATGATATTGTGAAATGGCTGGTCTATGGGCTGATTGAGGCAGAAGAGCGCGGCATTACACAAGCCAATGTGGATGACATGAAGCAGACCAATAGCCGTGTGGTGCGCTTTATGTTGGGGCAGAATAGCGGGCTTGGCAAACCCTTGCGCCTTGAGGAAGAATGGCTTGCCAATGTGATCCGTGTATTGGGGAATTATGGTGAGTTTTTTGAGCGCAACCTTGGTCAGGCCAGCGCGTTAAAGATGGAACGTGGCTTAAATGCCCTGTGGCATGAGGGCGGGCTGATGTATGCCATGCCAATCAGGTAAGCGTTATTTAAACGCGTGCCACATATAACGGATGATCTTTTTGGCCTCGGCCTCACCAATGGTGTCGCGCTCTTCAAAAGAGGGCATGTCGGTATGGACATTGCGCCCGCCTTCACGGATCGTCCACATGAGATATTCATCTGAGACAATACGCTTTTGCATGGCGTCTAAAAGGTTGGCAGGCGGTGGCATAAGGTCTTGGCCCGCCTCACCATTGCCATCCCCATCAACGCCATGACAGGTCGCACAATGTTGTTCAAACAGTTCTTCACCTTCTTCAATATGACCATGCGCTTCACTTGGTGAGGAAGCGCACATCATAAGGCCACAAATGAGGGCAAAGCGGCTTAGCTTAACCATGGCAGTGTTTGAACTTTTTACCTGACCCGCAAGGACAAGGTGCGTTGCGTGAGACCTTGCCCCATGTATCTTGGTCGTTCGGGTCAATATGGTCTGCTGGTTTGTTAGAACGCACCGTCGCAGCGCCATATTCTGGGCTGTCACCTTGATCGGCGGCTAAGGCCGGGTCTTGGCGGCTTTCAGTCATTTCTTGGTCTGCATGCTGGTTAAAGGCTTCCAGCTCTTCATCAGCAGACCCGACTTGCAGTTCAACATGGGCCAAAAGCGTGATGACACGATCGCGCAGGATGGAGATCATCTCTTCAAACAGGTTGAAGGCTTCGGCCTTATATTCGTTAAGAGGATCGCGCTGGGCATAAGCACGCAGGCCAATGCCTTGACGCAAATGGTCAAGGGCAAGTAGGTGTTCTTTCCAGATGGTATCCAGCAGTTGCAACAAAACGGATTTTTCAACAGAACGCCAGACGTCTTCGCCGTAATTGGCAACCTTAGCCGCCATTTTACGGTCTGTTTCATCCAAAATGCGTTCGCGAATTTCTTCGTTGGCAACGCCTTCTTCTTTTGCCCAGTCTTTAAGCGGTAGGTCCATGTTAAAGACGCGCAAAATTTCTTCATGCAGGCTGTCCGTATCCCATTGTTCAGCATAAGCTTTTTCAGGGATACATTTATCGACAATATCATCGATCACTTCATGGCGCATGTCTTGGATATGTTCAGAAACATCATCGGTGGACATCATTTCACGACGCTGTTCAAAGATCACTTTACGCTGATCATTCATCACATCGTCAAACTTCAACAATTGCTTACGCATGTCGAAGTTGCGCCCCTCAACTTTCTGCTGGGCTTTTTCAAGGGCTTTGTTGATCCAAGGGTGAACAATGGCTTCGCCATCTTCAAGGCCCAGTTTGGTCAACATGCTGTCCATACGCTCTGAACCAAAGATGCGCATCAAGTCATCTTCTAGTGAGAGGAAGAATTTAGAGGCACCCACATCACCTTGACGACCAGAACGGCCGCGCAGTTGGTTATCAATACGGCGACTTTCATGGCGCTCAGTACCAAGCATGAAGAGACCACCTGCATCCAGTGCAACCTTTTTGTCTTTGGCAATTTCTTCTTGGATTTTTACGATCTTATCTTCAGATGGGTTTTCGCCCAATTCTGTTTTAATGCGCATGTCCAAGTTACCGCCAAGCTGGATATCGGTACCACGACCCGCCATGTTGGTGGCGATTGTTACCGCACCGGGCACACCGGCTTGGGCCACGATATAGGCTTCACGCTCATGCTGTTTGGCGTTGAGGACTTCGTGTTTAACTTTCTTTTTCTTTAGTGCAGCTGAAATTTCTTCTGATTGCTCAATAGAAACTGTCCCGACAAGGATCGGCTGCTTGCGCTCATGACATTCGATGATCTGCTCAAGGATGGCGTTAATTTTTTCACCACGGCTGCGATACACTTCATCGTCATAATCTTTACGGGCCAAAATGCGGTTGGTCGGCATGTCGACAACTTCAAGCTTATAAATTTCTGCAAATTCGCCCGCTTCGGTCATGGCTGTACCCGTCATGCCCGATAGTTTTGGATAGAGGCGGAAGTAGTTCTGGAAAGTAACCGAGGCTAACGTCTGGTTTTCTTGTTGAACGGCGACCTTTTCCTTGGCTTCAAGGGCTTGATGCAGACCGTCTGAATAACGACGTCCTTCCATCACACGACCTGTGAATTCATCAACGATCATGACCTTGCCGTCTTTCACCAGATAATCCACCCCATTGGTGAAAATATGGTGGGCGCGCAGGGCTGAGTTTACATGGTGAAGCAAAGAAACGTTGGAAAGGTCGTAAAGACCACCGGATTCTAACAAGCCCGCATCGCGCAGCAAGACTTCTGCTGTTTCCATACCTTTTTCAGAAAGGGCAACGGATTTAACTTTCTCGTCTCTCTCATAATCATCTTCTGACAGATGCGGGATGATGCTGTCCACAACACCATAAAGCTCTGAGCTATCATCAGAGGGGCCGGAAATAATCAATGGTGTACGGGCTTCATCGATTAGGATGGAATCGACCTCATCGACCACGGCGAAGTTGAAGGGGCGTTGCACCATGGTTTCAAGGCTGAATTTCATGTTATCGCGCAGATAATCAAACCCAAGCTCGTTGTTGGTCGCATATGTAATGTCACAGGCATAAGCTTCTTGGCGCTGGACATCATCCATTTCATTTAAGATGCAGGAAGTCGTCATGCCAAGGAAGGTAAAGACCTTGCCCATCCAGTCACTATCGCGTTTTGCCAGATAGTCGTTGACGGTCACCACATGCACACCCTTACCATCAAGGGCATTGAGGTAGGCAGCGAGTGTGGCAACAAGGGTTTTACCTTCACCTGTTGCCATTTCGGCAATTTGTCCGCGGTGCAGAACAATCCCACCAAGAAGCTGCACATCGTAATGGCGCTGTCCTAAAGATCGTTTTGCGGCTTCGCGCACGGTTGCAAAAGCATCCACCAGCACATCATCAAGGGTTTCACCATCAGCAATACGTTTGCGCAACCAATCTGTGCGCGCGCGTAATTCATCGTCGCTTAAAGGCTCGACGTCTGCTTCTAAAGCATTGATGGCATCAACGTCTTTTTGTAGACCTTTAATATAGCGTTCGTTAGCAGTGCCGAAAAGCTTGCGGGCAATAGCGCCAAACATGGAAATCCCCTGAGTAAAAATAGTATAT
It encodes the following:
- the dcd gene encoding dCTP deaminase, which encodes MAVLPDKWIRERALKDGMIEPFVDGLNRDGVISYGLSSYGYDARVASDFKIFSNVDSAVVDPKNFDDECFVTRDQDCVIIPPNSFALAHTVEYFRIPRDTLVICLGKSTYARCGIIVNVTPLEPEWEGHVTLEFSNTTPLPAKIYANEGACQFIFLKADEICETSYADRKGKYQGQRGVTLPKL
- a CDS encoding arsenate-mycothiol transferase ArsC: MSELPSAILFCCTMNAIRSPMAEGIMKLIHGRRIYVDSCGVRLGQETDGFVIEVMDEIGIDMTTHHPKSFDQLEDSFYDQIITLSPEAHHHALDMASYMDCDVTLWNTFDPSLTSGSRDQRLDAYRMVRDQLMMKIKQVFPRHGMADV
- a CDS encoding Maf family protein → MASASPRRVDLLAQIGITPDEIAPAHIDETPLKNELPRKLAARLAQSKAMAVAKDHPNSLTLGADTVVGVGRRCLPKPADETEARQYLEMLSGRRHHVYGGLCIVDKDGKAHNRLIDTAVKFKRLSHQEIENYIASREWEGKAGAYAIQGLGGAFVEKIVGSYSNVVGLSLCETKNLLVGLGHKG
- the infA gene encoding translation initiation factor IF-1 translates to MAKEDMIEFSGVVTELLPNAMFRVKLENDHEILAHTSGKMRKNRIRVLAGDKVTVEMTPYDLTKGRITFRFK
- a CDS encoding c-type cytochrome, which produces MVKLSRFALICGLMMCASSPSEAHGHIEEGEELFEQHCATCHGVDGDGNGEAGQDLMPPPANLLDAMQKRIVSDEYLMWTIREGGRNVHTDMPSFEERDTIGEAEAKKIIRYMWHAFK
- a CDS encoding UPF0262 family protein; translation: MHHLQKIAKINIEELDGIRLKPEVEHERKVAIFDLLEENYFAPVGDETGPYDVDLSIEDGKRLVLDVAKEGENDHFTQIKVPLMPVRKIVKDYFLICDSYFKAIKTSSPAQIEAIDMGRRGLHNEGSVILRERLEEKVRVDHDTARRLFTLVCVLHIRQ
- the murA gene encoding UDP-N-acetylglucosamine 1-carboxyvinyltransferase, whose protein sequence is MDRIHIRGGQRLRGSIRIGGAKNAALPLMAASLLSEETLTLSNLPHLVDITTMTHLLAELGVEVGMNGHNPNDGHMGRVFELTAHDVGKTVAPYEVVRRMRASVLVLGPLLARYGKGKVSLPGGCAIGTRPVDIHLSALEQMGAEIELQEGYIMAQAPDGLKGAHITFPMVSVGATENLLMAATLAEGETILSNSAREPEITDLANCLVAMGAKIEGIGSDTLRIQGVEKLHAAEYSVLPDRIETGSYAVAAAITGGDITLTGTRLDLIESVAEVMAKCGVNIEEVEDGIRVWCDGPLKGVDIMTEPYPAFPTDMQAQMMVLMTVANGASMITESIFENRFMHVPELSRMGADVNVHGRSAIVRGVDQLSGAPVMATDLRASMSLVLAGLAAEGETIVNRVYHLDRGYEALEQKLSACGAIIEREKGAPAE
- the hisG gene encoding ATP phosphoribosyltransferase, producing the protein MSEQEKLVIALPKGRILEEVMPLVKACGIEPEAAFFDSKSRALKFATNHDHVEIVRVRSFDVATFVAFGAAQIGVCGGDVLLEFDYPEIYAPLDLGIGYCRICVAEPKDLSKDDDPSRWSHVRVATKYPNITSKYFAKRGVQAECIKLNGAMELAPNMGLCSRIVDLVSTGSTLKANGLVEVEQICEITSRLAVNRTALKTRSEEIKDLIEKFREAVNDVSS
- a CDS encoding ribonuclease E/G; this translates as MRRLLIDHIPGETRAAILQDDELCALHILQDHQDHELPCEEGYVYRGRVVNIVPTLQAAFVDIGTGENGFLPVNATFADDISKALHEGQAITVQLRKKGQGGKGPLLTCKIDLKSEDCVFTAYRAGLNISRKIADEDKRTSLKNMLADTFEDSEHGLIVRTNAQDKTEAALREQVEHLSALWDTIQTPTEKLPSLILGEDAPWPRLIKRLGPESFDEITIEGIEAFQQLKEHYPAATHYSNSPALFEGEGIEEFIEQSTQKTIALKGGGNIVIEPTTALIAVDVNMAERLDGKQAEDNKLRVNLTALKELAQQIQLRNLSGQFFVDFITLKNKGHRTKLRTACMEILKEERTTVHGFTKLGLLEVSRQRLGESLDDITASPETFFYIMIRTLAQGCTQKRLNLGPKLYDLWTQTSTLAARQWLKNRLGYTLQANVKNSLPPLEYEIQD
- the hisD gene encoding histidinol dehydrogenase, which produces MTFRLETTQADFEAQFNALLSAKREDAPDVNKIVEDILVDVKKRGDEAVVEYTNKFDRMDIALDGLAISAEEMDIEIAKVSDEAMDALKVASDRIKAFHAKQIPEDLDYTDEAGVRLGYRWKAVQAAGLYVPGGTAAYPSSVLMNAIPAKVAGVDRLVMVVPTPDGIINPLVMAAARLSGVDEIYRMGGAQAVGALAYGTETIKPVDIIVGPGNAFVAAAKRQVFGTVGIDMIAGPSEILVIADNKNDPSWIAADLLSQAEHDTAAQSILITDDADYARAVEDAIETHLETLPRADIASESWEEHGALVVVKDWDEAVALCDRIAPEHLELALDNPDELERKIRNAGAVFMGRYTPEAIGDYVAGPNHVLPTARSARFSSGLGVLNFMKRNSLIQCDAPSLNTIGPAAVTLAKEEGLDAHGLSVAIRLNVES
- a CDS encoding amino acid ABC transporter substrate-binding protein, producing MRFLLLVISLFLTGALVQVQASTLDDIRERGHVTCGVDEQHFGFAYLNEMGKWQGFEVDYCRALAVAVFNDPLKAQFIPLNAQTRFTALQQKQIDVLLRSTTWTFTRDSSLGLDYPGVTFYDQLGMLVHKSIGVDRLDAVKKGTVCVAAGTTTLETVREYVEKTKKDVKIKMFNSREGLNNFFFSGQCDLYAADQSALTAIVSISAPNPQDYKFLKTTLSKEPLGPVVRDDDGEWYDIVKWLVYGLIEAEERGITQANVDDMKQTNSRVVRFMLGQNSGLGKPLRLEEEWLANVIRVLGNYGEFFERNLGQASALKMERGLNALWHEGGLMYAMPIR